One window of Nostoc sp. C052 genomic DNA carries:
- the trxA gene encoding thioredoxin, whose product MSSITNVTEATFKQEVLESEIPVLVDFWAPWCGPCRMVGPVVDEVAAEYEGQVKFVKLNTDQNPTVASHYGIRSIPTLMVFKGGRQVDTVVGAVPKTTLNKTLAQHL is encoded by the coding sequence ATGTCATCCATTACAAATGTCACAGAAGCCACATTCAAGCAAGAAGTCTTGGAAAGTGAAATTCCGGTATTAGTGGACTTTTGGGCCCCTTGGTGCGGCCCTTGCCGGATGGTGGGCCCAGTCGTCGATGAAGTTGCTGCTGAATACGAAGGACAGGTGAAATTTGTGAAGCTGAACACAGATCAAAATCCTACTGTCGCTAGCCATTACGGAATTCGCAGCATTCCGACGCTGATGGTTTTTAAGGGCGGTCGGCAGGTTGATACTGTCGTCGGGGCAGTCCCAAAAACTACCTTGAATAAGACCTTAGCACAGCATCTTTAA
- a CDS encoding helix-turn-helix transcriptional regulator: MRFLYHPDRKNISLPGVLYALGDPVRLEIVRLLATEGEQCCARFDFAIAKSTMSNHFKILRESGIVLTRKEGTHHINILRREDLEMLFPGLLDAVLKAAQPLPVSPVSTKQIASRI, encoded by the coding sequence ATGAGATTTCTTTATCATCCAGATAGAAAAAATATTTCTTTACCGGGCGTATTGTATGCATTGGGCGATCCGGTGCGGTTAGAGATTGTGCGGTTGCTGGCGACTGAGGGGGAACAATGCTGTGCGAGATTTGATTTTGCGATCGCTAAGTCTACGATGTCCAATCACTTCAAGATTTTGCGGGAGTCGGGGATAGTCTTGACACGCAAAGAAGGGACACACCATATTAACATACTACGGCGTGAAGATTTAGAGATGTTGTTTCCAGGGTTACTGGATGCAGTCTTGAAAGCTGCTCAACCATTGCCTGTTAGCCCTGTTAGTACTAAACAAATAGCTTCAAGAATTTAG
- a CDS encoding glycosyltransferase, with product MDVIVLGLMLLSLTIWLGLLCFWGQFWRTDQQLEVETLYTTSLKSLPVVCAVVPARNEAELIPTSLRSLLLQDYPGSFTVFLVDDRSTDRTANFAEGVAHAVGKPQQLHIISGESLPPGWSGKLWAVEQGIKSANKLAPDYFLLTDADIEHDPGNLRRLVAKAVQEDLDLVSVMVRLRCESFWEKLLIPAFVFFFQKLYPFRWVNNPNNPTAAAAGGSILIAREALERIGGIQVIRQALIDDCALAQAVKKSRGAGEQGSRGDKENNHTYNAQYLIPSQGRIWLGLSSLTRSLRPYDSLATIWDMVARTAYTQLNYSPLLLLGTLVGMPLIYLAPPVCMILGAVWGNWAIAFTGLFGWLLMTVAYYPTIRFYKCSPWFALSLPAIAFLYTLMTLDSALRHWQGRGGAWKGRVYPSSDNTSF from the coding sequence ATGGATGTAATTGTATTAGGATTGATGCTCTTATCCTTGACAATTTGGTTAGGGTTACTATGTTTTTGGGGGCAATTTTGGCGGACAGACCAGCAATTAGAGGTAGAGACGTTGTATACAACGTCTCTAAAATCGTTACCTGTGGTTTGTGCCGTCGTTCCGGCGCGTAACGAAGCTGAGTTAATACCAACTAGTTTGCGATCGCTCCTACTCCAAGATTATCCTGGTTCTTTCACTGTATTTTTGGTGGACGATCGCAGCACAGACCGGACAGCAAATTTTGCTGAAGGGGTTGCACACGCTGTCGGCAAACCCCAACAACTGCATATTATCTCAGGTGAATCACTGCCTCCTGGTTGGTCAGGGAAACTTTGGGCAGTTGAGCAAGGTATCAAGAGCGCGAATAAACTTGCACCTGATTATTTTTTGCTGACTGACGCAGATATCGAACACGATCCTGGTAATCTCCGCCGACTGGTTGCTAAAGCTGTCCAAGAAGATTTAGACCTGGTTTCGGTAATGGTACGACTCAGGTGTGAAAGCTTTTGGGAAAAACTTTTAATTCCAGCCTTCGTCTTTTTCTTCCAAAAACTCTATCCTTTTCGCTGGGTGAATAATCCCAACAATCCCACAGCCGCCGCCGCCGGGGGATCTATTCTGATCGCCCGTGAAGCTTTAGAGCGAATTGGAGGTATCCAAGTGATTCGCCAAGCTTTAATTGACGATTGCGCCTTGGCTCAGGCTGTTAAGAAGAGCAGGGGAGCAGGGGAGCAGGGGAGCAGGGGAGACAAAGAAAATAACCATACCTACAATGCTCAATACCTAATCCCCAGCCAAGGTCGTATCTGGCTGGGGTTGAGTAGCTTGACTCGCAGTTTGCGTCCCTATGATTCCCTGGCGACCATTTGGGATATGGTTGCCCGTACTGCCTATACCCAACTGAATTATTCGCCATTACTACTATTGGGAACTTTGGTAGGAATGCCTCTGATTTATTTAGCTCCGCCTGTATGTATGATTCTAGGTGCAGTTTGGGGCAATTGGGCGATCGCATTTACAGGTTTATTCGGATGGCTGTTGATGACTGTCGCTTACTACCCGACGATCCGCTTTTATAAATGTTCTCCCTGGTTCGCGTTGAGCTTACCTGCGATCGCTTTTCTTTATACTTTAATGACTTTAGACTCAGCACTCCGTCATTGGCAAGGGCGCGGCGGCGCTTGGAAAGGAAGAGTTTATCCTAGCTCGGATAATACCAGTTTTTAA
- the shc gene encoding squalene--hopene cyclase — MQTQDRVKVNQVAEAIAASQEYLLSIQNPAGYWWAELESNVTITAEVVLLHKIWGTDQTRALHKVEAYLRQEQRQHGGWELYYGDGGELSTSVEAYMALRLLGVPVSDPAMLRAKTFILQRGGISKTRIFTKLHLALIGCYNWRGIPSLPAWVMLLPKAFPVNIYEMSSWARSSTVPLLIVCDRKPVFLTDSAINLDELYAEGVDRVQWELPQSGDWTDLFLTLDRGFKLAESLNLVPFRQEGIKAAEKWILERQEATGDWGGIIPAMLNSMLALRCLDYDRNDPIVERGLQAIDNFAIETDNSYRVQPCVSPVWDTAWVMRALVESGFAPNHPAVVKAGEWLLQKQILDYGDWAVKNRQGKPGAWAFEFENRFYPDVDDSAVVVMALHLAKLPNEKIKQAAIARALNWIASMQCKPGGWAAFDLDNDQDWLNSIPYGDLKAMIDPNTADVTARVLEMLGACDLSIDSDNLERSLTYLLHEQETEGCWFGRWGVNYIYGTSGVLSALALIDPQRHKLSIERGASWLVGCQNPDGGWGETCRSYNDPSLKGKGNSTASQTAWAIIGLIAAGEATGKLALEVIERGISYLVTTQKPDGTWFEADFTGTGFPCHFYLKYHLYQQYFPLIALGRYQAVIQKG; from the coding sequence ATGCAAACACAAGACAGGGTAAAAGTCAATCAAGTCGCAGAAGCGATCGCAGCTAGCCAAGAATATCTGCTTTCAATTCAAAATCCGGCAGGTTACTGGTGGGCAGAGTTAGAATCTAATGTCACCATCACTGCTGAAGTCGTTCTCCTGCATAAAATTTGGGGAACAGACCAAACCAGAGCTTTACACAAAGTTGAAGCATATTTGCGTCAAGAGCAACGGCAGCACGGCGGCTGGGAACTTTACTACGGTGATGGTGGAGAACTCAGCACCTCGGTTGAAGCTTACATGGCGTTAAGACTTCTAGGTGTACCAGTAAGCGATCCGGCGATGCTTCGGGCGAAAACTTTTATTCTCCAACGAGGTGGGATCAGCAAAACTCGGATTTTTACCAAGTTACACTTAGCCTTGATTGGTTGCTACAACTGGCGCGGTATTCCCTCGCTACCAGCTTGGGTGATGCTGTTGCCGAAAGCTTTTCCAGTTAATATCTATGAGATGTCTAGCTGGGCACGTTCCAGTACAGTACCATTACTGATTGTATGCGATCGCAAACCTGTTTTTCTCACCGATTCAGCGATCAACCTAGATGAGCTATACGCCGAAGGTGTCGATCGAGTCCAGTGGGAATTACCCCAAAGTGGCGATTGGACAGATTTATTCCTCACCCTCGATCGGGGGTTTAAGTTGGCAGAAAGCCTTAATTTAGTACCCTTTCGCCAAGAAGGCATCAAAGCCGCCGAAAAATGGATTTTAGAGCGCCAAGAAGCTACAGGTGACTGGGGCGGCATTATTCCGGCGATGCTGAATTCAATGCTGGCTTTGCGGTGTCTGGATTATGACCGAAACGATCCCATTGTGGAACGAGGTTTGCAAGCAATTGATAACTTTGCCATTGAAACAGACAATAGCTATCGGGTACAGCCTTGTGTTTCACCCGTCTGGGATACAGCTTGGGTGATGCGTGCTTTAGTAGAATCTGGCTTTGCACCAAATCATCCGGCTGTAGTCAAGGCTGGAGAATGGTTGCTGCAAAAACAAATTTTAGATTACGGAGATTGGGCTGTCAAAAATCGCCAAGGAAAACCAGGGGCTTGGGCGTTTGAGTTTGAGAATCGCTTTTATCCCGATGTAGACGACTCGGCGGTGGTGGTGATGGCGCTACATTTAGCGAAACTCCCGAATGAGAAAATTAAGCAAGCTGCGATCGCTCGGGCCTTAAACTGGATTGCATCTATGCAATGTAAACCGGGTGGATGGGCTGCTTTTGATTTAGACAACGATCAAGATTGGCTCAACTCGATTCCTTATGGCGACTTAAAAGCCATGATCGATCCAAACACCGCAGATGTTACGGCTAGAGTGCTAGAAATGCTTGGTGCTTGTGATTTGTCAATTGATAGTGATAATTTAGAGCGATCGCTTACTTATCTTCTGCACGAACAAGAAACCGAAGGCTGTTGGTTTGGTCGTTGGGGTGTAAATTATATCTACGGTACTAGTGGCGTTTTATCAGCCTTGGCGTTAATCGATCCTCAAAGGCATAAACTCAGTATAGAACGGGGAGCTAGTTGGTTAGTTGGCTGTCAAAACCCAGATGGGGGTTGGGGTGAGACTTGCCGCAGCTACAACGATCCTAGTCTCAAAGGAAAAGGAAATAGTACTGCATCTCAAACTGCTTGGGCAATAATAGGGTTAATAGCAGCAGGTGAAGCCACTGGTAAATTAGCTCTTGAGGTGATTGAGCGGGGAATTAGCTATCTAGTAACAACTCAAAAACCCGATGGTACTTGGTTTGAGGCAGACTTTACGGGTACTGGCTTCCCTTGCCATTTTTATCTCAAGTATCATCTGTATCAACAATACTTTCCTTTAATTGCGCTAGGTCGTTATCAAGCAGTAATTCAAAAAGGTTAG
- a CDS encoding ABC transporter substrate-binding protein: MFKLLRYLSIFLITACLLFACNSSAPTKLKRPPLKIPSAYFVGEYPSIIAQEKGFFKAQGVDVELIHKRYIQLVQGNLSAGKYDGAISSLGGFIILSATNPDIQGVMVVNESTGADVVVAQSPIKTVADLKGKKLGANLGGFSEVFVTEMLKTANLSSDDVNLVKLEASEIPQRLKNNDIQAGHTWEPYLSEAKKKLGGHILFTSKQTPGLISDMMVFRGETIRDRPEDIRAFIRGWLQATTYWKANVQEGNAIISKALKIPINTISLEGVNLTDLDENKKLFQSSNPHSIYKTAKIYADFFIRSGNVTRIPELKSLFNPSFLNSSS; the protein is encoded by the coding sequence ATGTTTAAATTACTCAGATACCTTAGTATTTTTCTGATTACCGCCTGTTTGCTATTTGCTTGTAATTCTTCAGCACCGACCAAATTAAAACGCCCTCCCTTGAAAATACCATCGGCATATTTTGTTGGGGAGTATCCAAGTATCATTGCTCAAGAAAAAGGATTTTTCAAAGCCCAAGGGGTAGATGTGGAACTAATTCATAAACGATACATCCAATTGGTACAAGGAAATTTAAGTGCGGGTAAATATGATGGTGCTATATCTTCTTTGGGAGGTTTTATAATCTTGAGTGCCACAAATCCAGATATACAAGGCGTGATGGTTGTAAATGAATCAACAGGAGCAGATGTGGTAGTCGCTCAATCACCAATTAAAACCGTTGCTGACTTGAAAGGTAAAAAGCTGGGTGCAAATCTAGGTGGTTTTAGCGAAGTTTTCGTGACTGAGATGTTGAAAACTGCCAACTTAAGCAGCGATGATGTAAACTTGGTTAAATTAGAGGCTTCAGAAATTCCTCAACGCTTAAAAAATAATGATATTCAAGCCGGACACACTTGGGAACCCTATCTCTCTGAAGCAAAAAAAAAATTAGGGGGACATATCTTATTTACCAGTAAACAAACCCCTGGCTTGATTTCAGATATGATGGTCTTTCGCGGTGAGACAATCCGCGATCGCCCGGAAGATATTCGTGCATTTATCCGAGGATGGCTGCAAGCCACGACCTACTGGAAAGCAAATGTTCAGGAAGGAAATGCTATCATCAGCAAAGCTTTAAAAATTCCCATAAATACAATCTCTTTGGAGGGAGTAAACCTAACTGATTTAGATGAAAATAAAAAATTATTTCAATCTAGTAACCCTCACTCCATTTACAAAACTGCCAAGATATATGCAGACTTTTTTATTCGCTCTGGAAACGTGACGCGCATTCCTGAGCTAAAAAGTCTGTTCAATCCTTCTTTCTTAAATTCTTCCTCTTAA
- a CDS encoding hybrid sensor histidine kinase/response regulator: protein MQNFLLGGIRTKLIASFLVVALIPLLLLAFINKQTTEKALTDNAKQALSAAANETANRIDAFIDANLNAVRVEAILPGLARYLSLTPKQRDDSPEMQLAIETLIRLSRKDMVNVISYALLDLNGKNVLDTYTLNIGKDESVQDYFKNPLQTGLSFVSSMKRSPIIPELVTLFFSSPVRNAKKEILGILRVSYNATVVQQLVTRQTERAGAKSFAILLDENKIYLAHSTAPELLFKSIVPLPANLLMKLQKEERLSNFPVKELTTNDLELQKALDNKQSYLIASLSAAGNQVNLIAIASLKYKPWSVLFAQPLAVALAPVEKQIRDTMFLFAFIAGIVTIIACAVGQLLTRPIIHLTNIVSQFTAGNLDIRTKNNSKDEIGQLAKSFNNMALQLQTSFETLEQRVQERTAELAIAKEKAEVANQAKSLFIANMSHELRSPLNAIMGFSQLMLRAKNLPPKQYDNAVIIYRSGDYLLTLINNILDLSKIEAGKTTLKSSDFDLYRLLYDLEDMLHLQASNKGLKLTFQCSENVPRYIYSDVLKLRQVLINLISNSIKFTEEGEITVTVNNSSEEFTDILNLDFQVHDTGVGISAAELPKIFNAFSQAKAGKESHEGTGLGLAISRKFVQLMGGDILAKSQLGKGTTFKFNIQATLGQKINDHTLGLYSKVLGIAPGQPIYKILIVDDKSINRQLIIQLLEPLGFEIKEASNGKEAITIWDEWEPHLIWMDMRMPVMDGYEATKYIKSTTKGNATAIIALTASVLEEEKAIVLSAGCDDFLRKPFAEHTIFDTLTKHLGVRYIFAENNPVNLEYIEKNDLTSDNLTCMSQEWIHQFYEAALEANTNLIIELIREIPQTETFLIQSLTKLVRKFELEQLVNLVEPLLM from the coding sequence ATGCAGAATTTCCTTTTGGGCGGCATCCGTACAAAGCTGATTGCCTCATTTCTCGTTGTTGCTTTGATTCCGTTGCTGTTATTGGCATTTATCAACAAACAGACAACTGAAAAAGCACTAACTGACAACGCAAAACAAGCCCTATCTGCGGCAGCTAACGAAACCGCTAACAGAATAGATGCCTTTATTGATGCAAATCTCAATGCTGTGCGCGTAGAGGCGATTTTACCAGGTTTGGCACGCTACCTCAGCCTAACTCCAAAACAGCGAGATGACAGCCCCGAAATGCAATTGGCGATAGAAACATTAATCCGTCTTAGTCGCAAAGATATGGTCAATGTTATCTCTTATGCTTTGCTTGACTTAAACGGGAAAAATGTATTGGATACATATACATTGAACATTGGCAAAGATGAATCAGTTCAAGATTATTTTAAAAACCCATTGCAAACTGGGTTATCCTTTGTTTCTAGCATGAAGCGATCGCCGATAATTCCTGAGCTTGTTACTCTCTTTTTTAGTAGTCCGGTTCGCAATGCTAAGAAAGAGATATTGGGTATATTGCGTGTTTCATACAATGCTACTGTTGTTCAGCAGTTAGTGACTCGACAAACTGAACGGGCTGGGGCAAAATCTTTTGCTATTCTTTTAGATGAAAATAAAATTTATCTGGCACATAGTACTGCACCCGAATTGCTGTTTAAATCAATTGTGCCTCTGCCTGCCAATCTTCTAATGAAACTGCAAAAGGAAGAACGGCTGTCTAATTTTCCTGTCAAAGAATTGACGACTAATGACTTAGAACTTCAGAAAGCATTGGATAATAAACAGTCGTATTTAATTGCATCTTTGTCAGCCGCAGGTAATCAGGTTAATTTGATTGCGATCGCTAGTTTGAAATATAAACCTTGGTCTGTATTGTTTGCCCAGCCCCTTGCTGTGGCCCTAGCACCTGTAGAAAAGCAAATTCGTGACACAATGTTTCTATTTGCGTTTATCGCTGGGATAGTGACAATTATTGCTTGTGCTGTTGGGCAACTGCTAACAAGACCAATAATTCACCTTACCAATATAGTTTCCCAGTTTACCGCAGGTAACTTAGATATTCGCACCAAAAATAACTCAAAAGACGAAATAGGCCAACTAGCAAAATCATTTAACAACATGGCACTTCAGTTACAAACCTCTTTTGAAACTTTAGAACAACGGGTACAGGAGAGAACAGCAGAGTTAGCTATTGCAAAAGAAAAAGCTGAAGTGGCAAATCAAGCTAAAAGTTTATTTATTGCCAACATGAGCCATGAATTGCGATCGCCACTCAATGCAATTATGGGTTTTTCTCAATTAATGTTACGTGCTAAAAACTTACCACCAAAACAGTATGATAATGCCGTAATTATCTATCGTAGTGGAGATTATCTCCTAACATTGATTAACAATATTCTTGATTTATCGAAAATAGAAGCAGGTAAAACGACCCTCAAATCCAGCGATTTCGATCTTTATCGCTTGCTCTATGATTTAGAAGATATGCTGCATCTACAAGCAAGTAATAAAGGCTTAAAATTAACATTTCAATGTAGTGAAAATGTTCCACGTTATATTTACAGTGATGTCTTAAAACTCCGGCAGGTATTAATTAATTTAATTAGTAACAGCATTAAATTTACTGAAGAAGGAGAAATTACTGTAACGGTAAATAATAGCAGTGAAGAATTCACAGATATTTTAAATCTTGATTTTCAAGTCCATGATACAGGGGTTGGTATTTCCGCAGCAGAATTACCCAAAATATTTAATGCTTTTTCTCAAGCAAAAGCCGGGAAAGAATCTCATGAAGGTACGGGTCTGGGTTTAGCGATTAGTCGCAAGTTTGTGCAGTTGATGGGGGGAGATATTTTGGCAAAAAGTCAATTAGGAAAAGGGACAACTTTTAAATTTAATATTCAAGCTACATTAGGTCAGAAAATCAACGACCATACTTTAGGACTGTATTCCAAAGTATTGGGAATTGCACCAGGGCAACCCATATATAAAATATTAATAGTAGATGATAAATCTATTAATCGACAATTAATCATTCAACTTTTAGAACCTTTAGGTTTTGAGATCAAAGAAGCCAGTAACGGCAAAGAAGCAATAACTATTTGGGATGAATGGGAACCGCACTTGATTTGGATGGATATGCGGATGCCTGTGATGGATGGTTACGAAGCCACTAAATACATCAAATCAACTACCAAAGGCAATGCTACTGCGATAATTGCGCTCACAGCCAGCGTTTTAGAGGAGGAAAAAGCGATCGTGCTTTCAGCCGGTTGTGATGACTTTCTGCGTAAACCCTTTGCTGAACACACAATTTTTGATACACTCACCAAGCATCTTGGTGTAAGGTATATATTTGCTGAAAATAATCCTGTAAATTTGGAATATATAGAAAAAAATGATTTAACATCTGATAACCTAACTTGTATGTCTCAAGAATGGATTCATCAATTCTATGAAGCGGCTTTAGAAGCAAATACTAACCTGATAATTGAATTAATTAGAGAAATTCCTCAAACAGAAACTTTTCTAATTCAATCTTTAACAAAACTTGTCCGTAAATTTGAACTTGAACAATTAGTTAATTTAGTAGAACCTCTATTAATGTAG